A genome region from Bradyrhizobium sp. WSM1417 includes the following:
- a CDS encoding thioredoxin family protein, whose translation MTFKLLAVSAALIGIAVTGAVIPGICDEAARAVPVVTAAASQDTAPDFAGINNWFNSKPLNIADLRGKVVLVDFWTYGCVNCVNTLPHVTDLYAKYKDKGLVVVGVHTPEFPFERSASNVQAALKRHGITYPVAQDNDSRTWNAYRNRYWPAQYIIDQNGKIVFQHEGEGRYDEIDRTVAKLLNANS comes from the coding sequence ATGACTTTCAAGCTGCTCGCCGTCTCCGCCGCACTGATCGGCATCGCCGTAACAGGCGCCGTCATCCCCGGCATCTGCGACGAGGCCGCGCGCGCGGTCCCTGTCGTCACCGCCGCCGCCAGCCAGGACACCGCGCCCGACTTCGCCGGCATCAACAACTGGTTCAACTCGAAGCCGCTTAATATCGCCGATCTGCGCGGCAAGGTCGTGCTGGTGGATTTCTGGACCTATGGCTGCGTCAACTGCGTCAACACGCTGCCGCACGTCACCGACCTCTATGCCAAGTACAAGGACAAGGGCCTCGTCGTGGTCGGCGTGCACACGCCGGAATTCCCGTTCGAGCGCTCGGCGTCCAACGTCCAGGCGGCGCTGAAGCGCCACGGCATCACCTATCCGGTGGCACAGGACAACGATTCCAGGACCTGGAACGCCTACCGCAACCGATATTGGCCGGCGCAATACATCATCGACCAGAACGGCAAGATCGTGTTCCAGCACGAGGGCGAAGGCCGCTATGACGAGATCGACCGCACCGTGGCAAAGCTGTTGAACGCCAATAGCTGA
- a CDS encoding TRAP transporter substrate-binding protein — protein sequence MPVLNRAERSRTGVVFVALLIAICATGAAAREFRAADTQTEDYPTVQALRYMGALIAERSGGRHEVKVFHSRQLGEEKETIEQTRVGAIDLNRTNVALIGNFVPAMNVLAMPFLFRSIEHMQKVLDGPVGSEILGSFEPYGFVGLAFYDSGARSIYNGARPVRNVADLKGLRIRVQQSELMSQMIRALGAEPVEMPYGQVLAGLANHLIDGAENNWPSYVTTDHYKHAGYLALTEHTMSPEVLVISLKAWKSLSVDDQTIFREAAQRSSRFMREKWRDLEEQSQRKAEAAGVTIVRDIDRKPFEDAMVAIYAKAGQDPVAAALIERIRKVE from the coding sequence GTGCCAGTGTTGAACCGTGCCGAACGCTCGCGGACCGGGGTGGTTTTCGTCGCGCTTCTGATCGCCATCTGCGCGACGGGAGCCGCTGCGCGGGAATTCCGCGCCGCCGACACCCAGACCGAGGATTATCCGACCGTGCAGGCGCTGCGCTACATGGGCGCCCTGATCGCCGAGCGCAGCGGCGGCCGGCACGAGGTCAAGGTGTTCCACTCCCGCCAGCTCGGCGAGGAGAAGGAGACCATCGAGCAGACCCGGGTCGGCGCGATCGATCTCAACCGAACGAATGTGGCGCTGATCGGCAATTTCGTCCCGGCGATGAACGTGCTGGCGATGCCGTTCCTGTTCCGGTCCATCGAGCACATGCAGAAGGTGCTGGACGGGCCGGTCGGCAGCGAGATCCTCGGCAGCTTCGAGCCCTACGGCTTCGTCGGCCTCGCCTTCTACGATTCCGGCGCGCGGTCGATCTACAACGGCGCCCGCCCGGTCAGAAACGTCGCGGACCTCAAGGGATTGCGGATCCGGGTGCAGCAGTCGGAGTTGATGAGCCAGATGATCCGCGCGCTCGGCGCGGAGCCGGTCGAGATGCCCTATGGGCAGGTGCTTGCCGGGCTTGCCAACCATTTGATCGACGGCGCCGAGAACAACTGGCCATCCTACGTGACGACGGACCATTACAAGCATGCCGGCTATCTCGCCCTCACCGAGCACACGATGAGCCCCGAAGTGCTGGTGATCTCGCTGAAGGCCTGGAAAAGCCTCTCAGTCGACGACCAGACCATCTTCCGCGAAGCCGCGCAGCGCTCCAGCCGATTCATGCGCGAGAAATGGCGCGACCTCGAGGAGCAGTCGCAGCGCAAGGCCGAAGCAGCGGGCGTCACCATCGTCAGGGATATCGACCGCAAGCCGTTCGAGGACGCGATGGTCGCGATCTACGCCAAGGCCGGGCAAGATCCGGTCGCGGCCGCGCTGATCGAACGCATTCGCAAGGTGGAGTGA
- a CDS encoding acyl-CoA dehydrogenase family protein: MALVLTEEQSMLRDSARGLISDKAPVSHLRHLRDSKDPTGFSKEFWHSFAEMGFAGLLVPEEFGGSGLGCVEAGVVMEEIGRTLMPSPFLATSVVAASALNRGGNAAQKSEYLPKISNGSLLATLAIDEGAKHRPLQTSLQAVRAGNGFRLSGAKALVVDGHVADLLIVAARTAGSAGEREGLTLFLVNPKAKGVAIERTIMVDAHNAARLELANVEVDADSVLGEVDQGGGLLDGVLDIGRGAVASEMVGLSEEVFNRTVEYLKSRKQFGKLIGEFQALQHRAAELYVDIEITRAAVMKALQALDTDVAKAASSVAVAKARAGTTATRAVQESVQMHGGMGMTDQFDIGFFMKRARVCEELFGDANYHTEQLARARGY, translated from the coding sequence ATGGCCCTCGTCCTCACCGAAGAACAATCGATGCTCCGCGACAGCGCGCGCGGGCTGATCAGCGACAAGGCGCCGGTGTCGCATTTGCGGCATCTGCGCGACAGCAAAGATCCCACCGGCTTCTCCAAGGAGTTTTGGCATTCCTTCGCTGAGATGGGTTTTGCCGGCTTGCTGGTGCCGGAAGAGTTCGGCGGCAGCGGGCTCGGCTGTGTCGAGGCTGGCGTGGTGATGGAGGAGATCGGCCGCACGCTGATGCCGTCGCCCTTCCTCGCCACCAGCGTGGTCGCGGCCTCTGCGCTGAACCGTGGCGGCAATGCCGCGCAGAAATCGGAGTATCTGCCGAAGATCTCCAACGGCTCGCTGCTCGCGACGCTCGCGATCGACGAGGGCGCAAAACACCGCCCGCTTCAGACCAGCCTCCAGGCCGTGCGCGCCGGCAACGGTTTTAGGCTCTCTGGCGCCAAGGCGCTGGTGGTCGACGGTCACGTCGCCGATCTCCTCATCGTCGCTGCGCGCACCGCCGGCTCGGCCGGCGAGCGCGAGGGGCTGACGCTGTTCCTGGTCAACCCGAAGGCCAAGGGCGTTGCGATCGAGCGCACCATCATGGTCGACGCGCACAATGCGGCGCGGCTCGAGCTTGCCAATGTCGAGGTTGATGCCGACAGCGTGCTCGGCGAAGTCGACCAGGGTGGCGGGCTGCTCGACGGCGTGCTCGATATCGGGCGCGGCGCGGTCGCCTCCGAAATGGTGGGCTTGAGCGAAGAAGTGTTCAACCGCACCGTCGAGTACCTGAAGAGCCGCAAGCAGTTCGGCAAGCTGATCGGCGAATTCCAGGCGCTGCAGCACCGCGCCGCCGAGCTCTATGTCGACATCGAGATCACCCGCGCCGCCGTGATGAAGGCGCTGCAAGCGCTGGATACGGACGTCGCCAAGGCCGCATCAAGCGTCGCAGTGGCGAAAGCCCGCGCCGGCACCACCGCCACACGCGCGGTGCAGGAAAGCGTGCAGATGCATGGCGGCATGGGCATGACCGACCAGTTCGACATCGGCTTCTTCATGAAGCGCGCGCGCGTGTGCGAGGAGTTGTTCGGCGACGCCAATTACCACACCGAGCAACTGGCAAGGGCGCGGGGGTATTGA
- a CDS encoding L,D-transpeptidase translates to MTDFRRLTGIFVAAIGLILSAPHAYAQQPDRGDEPGLVADDAYELDPEWQKQVVYFRTTEAPGTLIISTAERHLYLVQPGGRAIRYGIGVGRDGFQWQGLVNITNKKEWPDWTPPPEMIQRQPYLPRFMAGGPGNPLGARAMYLGTTVYRIHGTNRPDTIGTKVSSGCFRLVNRDVADLYDRVPVGTKVVIRQKPEL, encoded by the coding sequence ATGACGGATTTTCGTCGCCTGACCGGGATATTTGTGGCTGCGATCGGCCTGATCCTGTCCGCGCCCCATGCCTACGCTCAGCAGCCCGACCGCGGGGACGAGCCGGGCCTGGTCGCTGACGATGCCTATGAACTCGATCCGGAATGGCAGAAGCAGGTCGTCTACTTCCGCACCACCGAAGCGCCCGGCACCCTCATCATCTCGACCGCGGAACGGCATCTCTACCTGGTGCAGCCCGGCGGTCGTGCGATTCGCTACGGCATCGGCGTCGGTCGCGACGGTTTTCAGTGGCAGGGGCTGGTGAACATCACCAACAAGAAGGAGTGGCCGGACTGGACGCCGCCGCCGGAGATGATCCAGCGCCAGCCCTATCTGCCGCGCTTCATGGCCGGCGGCCCCGGCAATCCGCTCGGCGCGCGCGCGATGTATCTCGGCACCACGGTCTACCGCATCCACGGCACGAATCGGCCCGACACGATCGGCACCAAGGTCTCCTCGGGCTGCTTCCGGCTCGTCAACCGCGACGTCGCCGATCTCTACGATCGCGTCCCGGTCGGCACCAAGGTTGTGATCCGGCAGAAGCCCGAGCTCTGA
- a CDS encoding ATP-binding protein produces MGRLRARLVGVLRAVPIRWRILSIAALNSAVVIVLVGLIWNGSQVLGSAWEDVRQVRESDRILALLESETGRLHNLIHRYINQPSPDLFAEILLLREAVLGTLTNRAAKDPMLSGSVEELERTTDRFLNGFGELRGVQATIAKTYEDQVQGPARDMAGLYSIIEGATGHRDALIWPSLGKSREAFTAMLVAANSYYLSLSSGAADDARRNTETIEKTIPVMIDLADNDLQRMALRRLAARTAALREGFAKLSEQLTNRTELLRNTIDANQAEAIGAIDDLSTKMRQREQKAQETFDRTLADISRRVLSIAVIFLGIILTAGVLIALSIRLPLQQIMAAMRAITLGDLGREVQGTRARDEVGAMARAVEVFRENAIAKRQTEDELRASKEKAESALLELNAAQQNLIDAERLAALGGLVAGVAHEVNNPIGISLTVASSFARRTEIFEAQLKGDGGLRRSQLEEFVQSSRDASQQLVANLQRAGELIQSFKQVAVDRSHAERRQFSLSEATDQIIASLRPVLKRSPITLHVDMPEGLLLDGYPGSYGQILTNLFLNAANHAFADGRAGTITISARPRGADDVEIIFTDDGAGMTSDVQRQAFDPFFTTRRNEGGTGLGLHIVYNLVTQQLGGRMMLESKLGQGTTFRIIMPRVARGGGQSTETDGTSQWPNRTMSST; encoded by the coding sequence ATGGGGCGGCTGCGCGCGCGGCTGGTCGGCGTGCTCCGGGCGGTGCCGATCCGCTGGCGCATCCTGTCGATCGCGGCGCTGAACTCCGCCGTGGTCATCGTGCTGGTCGGGCTGATCTGGAACGGCTCGCAGGTGCTCGGCTCGGCCTGGGAGGACGTGCGCCAGGTGCGCGAGTCCGACCGGATTCTGGCGCTACTCGAAAGCGAGACCGGGCGGCTGCACAATCTGATCCATCGCTACATCAACCAGCCAAGCCCCGATTTGTTCGCCGAGATCCTGCTGCTGCGCGAGGCGGTGCTGGGGACGCTGACCAACCGCGCCGCCAAGGACCCGATGCTGTCGGGCTCGGTCGAGGAGCTGGAGCGCACCACCGACCGCTTCCTCAACGGCTTCGGCGAGCTGCGCGGCGTGCAGGCCACCATCGCCAAGACCTATGAGGACCAGGTGCAGGGACCGGCCAGGGACATGGCCGGGCTTTACTCCATCATCGAAGGCGCCACCGGCCACCGCGACGCGCTGATCTGGCCTTCGCTGGGCAAGTCGCGCGAGGCCTTCACTGCGATGCTGGTCGCGGCCAACTCCTACTATCTGTCGCTGTCATCAGGTGCTGCCGACGACGCCCGCCGCAACACCGAGACGATCGAGAAGACCATCCCCGTGATGATCGATCTCGCCGACAACGACCTCCAGCGCATGGCGCTGCGACGGCTCGCGGCCCGGACCGCCGCGTTGCGCGAAGGCTTTGCAAAGCTCTCCGAGCAGCTCACGAACCGTACCGAGCTGCTGCGCAACACCATCGACGCCAACCAGGCCGAGGCGATCGGCGCCATCGACGATCTCTCCACCAAGATGCGCCAGCGCGAGCAGAAGGCGCAGGAGACGTTCGACCGCACGCTGGCGGACATCTCCCGCCGTGTTCTTTCCATCGCCGTGATCTTCCTCGGCATCATCCTCACTGCCGGCGTGCTGATCGCGCTGTCGATCCGGCTGCCGCTGCAGCAGATCATGGCGGCGATGCGCGCGATCACGCTCGGCGACCTCGGCCGCGAGGTGCAGGGCACGCGCGCGCGCGACGAGGTCGGGGCCATGGCGCGCGCGGTGGAAGTGTTCCGCGAAAACGCCATTGCAAAGCGCCAGACCGAGGACGAGCTGCGCGCGTCAAAGGAGAAGGCCGAAAGCGCGCTACTCGAGCTCAACGCCGCGCAGCAGAATCTGATCGATGCCGAGAGGCTTGCAGCCCTCGGCGGCCTCGTCGCCGGCGTCGCGCACGAGGTCAACAATCCGATCGGCATCAGCCTCACCGTTGCGTCGAGCTTTGCCCGGCGCACCGAGATCTTCGAGGCCCAGCTCAAGGGCGACGGCGGCCTGCGCCGCTCGCAGCTGGAAGAATTCGTGCAGTCCTCGCGCGACGCCTCGCAGCAGCTTGTTGCCAATTTGCAGCGCGCCGGCGAGCTGATCCAGTCGTTCAAGCAGGTCGCGGTCGACCGCTCCCATGCCGAACGGCGGCAGTTCTCACTCAGCGAAGCCACCGACCAGATCATCGCGAGCCTGCGCCCGGTGCTGAAGCGGTCGCCGATCACGCTCCATGTCGACATGCCCGAGGGGCTGCTGCTCGACGGCTATCCCGGCTCCTACGGCCAGATCCTGACCAATTTGTTCCTCAACGCCGCCAACCACGCCTTTGCCGACGGCCGCGCCGGCACGATCACGATCTCGGCGCGGCCCCGCGGAGCCGACGACGTCGAGATCATCTTCACCGATGACGGGGCCGGCATGACCTCCGACGTGCAGCGCCAGGCCTTTGACCCATTCTTTACCACCAGGCGCAATGAAGGTGGCACGGGACTCGGGCTCCATATCGTCTATAACCTCGTCACCCAGCAGCTCGGCGGTCGCATGATGCTGGAATCCAAGCTGGGACAAGGCACTACATTTCGCATTATCATGCCCCGGGTCGCCAGGGGCGGCGGGCAAAGCACAGAGACTGACGGGACTTCTCAATGGCCGAACAGGACGATGTCCTCCACCTGA
- a CDS encoding sigma-70 family RNA polymerase sigma factor, with translation MPNVIAINAQASQSIIAAQATSDDMLLESIADGNRTSMHILYCRHNVRVYRFILRIVRDATTAEDLVSQVFLDVWRTAGQFQGRSQVSTWLLSIARFKALTAMRQRRFEDIDQEDVRQIADGCDTPETSLDRSDTSAILRACVQKLSPAHREIITLVYYHEKSVEEVGQIIGIPQSTVKTRMFYARKQLAELLKGCGVERFAA, from the coding sequence ATGCCGAACGTCATCGCCATCAACGCCCAAGCCAGCCAGAGCATCATTGCCGCTCAGGCGACCTCGGACGACATGCTTCTCGAAAGCATTGCCGACGGCAACCGGACGTCCATGCACATCCTTTATTGCCGGCACAATGTGCGCGTCTACCGCTTCATCCTGCGGATCGTGCGCGACGCCACCACGGCGGAAGACCTCGTCAGCCAGGTGTTTCTGGACGTGTGGCGGACCGCCGGCCAATTCCAGGGCCGCTCGCAGGTTTCGACCTGGCTGCTCTCGATCGCCCGCTTCAAGGCGCTGACCGCGATGCGGCAGCGTCGCTTCGAGGACATCGACCAGGAAGACGTGCGTCAGATCGCCGACGGCTGCGATACGCCGGAGACCTCGCTCGACCGCAGCGACACCAGCGCCATCCTGCGCGCCTGCGTTCAGAAGCTGTCACCCGCGCATCGCGAAATCATCACCCTCGTCTACTACCATGAGAAGTCGGTGGAGGAGGTCGGTCAGATCATCGGCATCCCGCAGAGCACGGTGAAGACCCGGATGTTCTACGCCCGCAAGCAACTGGCCGAATTGCTTAAGGGCTGTGGCGTCGAGCGCTTCGCCGCCTGA
- a CDS encoding amino acid ABC transporter substrate-binding protein, which yields MRTFRGGLLIGLAVAVLVAVLAIIYEFYDTRTLKRTVRRGEVLCGVNKGLPGFSIPDDKGNWTGFDVDFCRAVASAIFNDPSKAKFVALDASERFKELQSRKVDILSRNSTWSMARELDYDLYFPAVAYYDGAGFMLPRARNKETALDLTGSKVCVQTGTTTALNVADYFRANNMKYEEVKFDKLDDVVKAYDTGKCDTLSADVSQLYALRINLSKPGDHMILPDMISKEPLAPVVRQRDDDWMMIVKWTLYAMINAEELGVSSENIDEALKSKKPEVMRLVGTEGNYGEQLGLTKDWVVRIIRHVGNYGEMYERNIGEKSKLKIPRGMNQLWNAGGVQYAPPVR from the coding sequence ATGCGCACTTTTCGTGGCGGCCTGCTGATCGGGCTCGCCGTCGCCGTGCTGGTCGCCGTCCTGGCCATCATCTATGAATTCTACGACACCCGCACGCTGAAGCGCACCGTCCGCCGCGGCGAAGTGCTGTGCGGCGTCAACAAGGGCCTGCCGGGCTTCTCGATCCCCGACGACAAGGGCAACTGGACCGGCTTCGACGTCGATTTCTGCCGTGCGGTGGCCTCCGCGATCTTCAACGACCCGAGCAAGGCGAAATTTGTCGCGCTGGATGCCAGCGAGCGCTTCAAGGAATTGCAGAGCCGAAAGGTGGACATCCTCTCGCGCAACTCGACCTGGAGCATGGCGCGCGAGCTCGACTACGATCTCTATTTTCCCGCGGTCGCCTATTACGACGGCGCAGGCTTCATGCTGCCGCGCGCGCGCAACAAGGAAACCGCGCTGGACCTGACCGGCAGCAAGGTCTGCGTCCAGACCGGGACCACCACGGCGCTCAACGTCGCGGATTACTTCCGTGCCAACAACATGAAGTATGAAGAGGTGAAATTCGACAAGCTGGACGACGTCGTGAAAGCCTACGACACCGGCAAATGCGACACGCTCTCCGCCGACGTCTCCCAGCTCTACGCGTTGCGGATCAACCTGTCGAAGCCGGGCGACCACATGATCCTTCCGGACATGATCTCCAAGGAGCCGCTCGCCCCCGTCGTGCGTCAGCGCGACGACGACTGGATGATGATCGTGAAGTGGACGCTGTACGCGATGATCAACGCCGAGGAGCTCGGCGTCTCCTCGGAGAACATCGACGAGGCCCTGAAGTCGAAGAAGCCGGAAGTGATGCGGCTGGTCGGCACCGAGGGCAATTACGGCGAGCAGCTCGGCCTCACCAAGGATTGGGTGGTCCGCATCATCCGCCACGTCGGCAATTACGGCGAGATGTACGAGCGCAACATCGGCGAGAAGTCGAAGCTGAAGATCCCGCGCGGCATGAACCAGCTGTGGAATGCGGGCGGCGTGCAGTACGCGCCGCCGGTGCGGTAA
- a CDS encoding DUF3369 domain-containing protein has protein sequence MAEQDDVLHLIDDTGTASEDVDARKWKIAVIDDDPAVHDGTRFALSDYNLNGQGLEILSAHSAAEGRKLMAAHNDIAAVLLDVIMETDVAGLELVEYIRNELKNETVRIILRTGQPGQAPERRVIVQYDINDYKAKTELTADKLFTSLTAALRSYQQLERMLQTRRGLEIIIDAASTLYDFKSMQRLAEGVLTQLASLLNVDCAGILVLRDNGGLDPELSVLAGSGCYSRFIGTTSSKALDPDLRAMVEAAFQGRKNEFADHRSVIYLRTGSGREVVVLLQAERELSETDRSLVEIFSSRLSIAFDNVILYQQLQAANTQLEDRVAQRTRALMQANRRLSAQWLRLQRANGFKNEILGTVAHDLKNPLGVILGRTEMLKELISTGASSGGVVAQVDHIRDATKRLTTMVDHLISDAMADAFDITIRREPVDVAALVKEVAEANQPLAVNKQQTISVTAPVNIVTMCDTDRIREAIDNLISNAIKYSPIGGKIGVIVSHEGGDTIVRVSDEGAGLSPEDLGRLFGRFQRLSAKPTAGESSTGLGLSIVKRIIDMHGGEVTAESEGPGTGSTFTITLPATEIP, from the coding sequence ATGGCCGAACAGGACGATGTCCTCCACCTGATCGACGACACCGGTACCGCATCGGAGGATGTTGACGCCCGGAAATGGAAGATCGCCGTCATCGACGACGATCCGGCCGTGCATGACGGCACGCGTTTTGCGCTGTCCGACTACAACCTCAACGGCCAGGGCCTGGAGATCCTCTCCGCCCATTCCGCGGCCGAAGGTCGCAAGCTGATGGCGGCGCACAACGACATCGCCGCCGTGCTGCTCGACGTCATCATGGAAACGGACGTCGCCGGCCTAGAGCTGGTCGAGTACATCCGCAACGAGCTCAAGAACGAGACCGTGCGCATCATCCTGCGTACCGGACAGCCCGGCCAGGCGCCCGAGCGGCGCGTGATCGTGCAGTACGACATCAACGACTACAAGGCCAAGACCGAGCTCACCGCCGACAAGCTGTTCACGTCGTTGACCGCGGCGCTGCGCTCCTACCAGCAACTCGAGCGCATGCTGCAGACAAGGCGCGGACTCGAGATCATCATCGACGCGGCTTCCACGCTGTACGACTTCAAGTCGATGCAGCGGCTCGCCGAGGGCGTGCTGACCCAGCTCGCCTCGCTGCTCAACGTCGATTGCGCCGGCATCCTGGTCTTGCGCGACAATGGCGGCCTCGACCCCGAGCTCTCGGTGCTCGCCGGCAGCGGCTGCTACAGCCGCTTCATCGGCACGACCTCGTCGAAGGCGCTCGACCCCGATCTGCGCGCGATGGTGGAAGCCGCTTTTCAGGGCCGCAAGAACGAATTCGCCGACCACCGCAGCGTGATCTATTTGCGCACCGGAAGCGGGCGCGAAGTCGTGGTGCTGCTCCAGGCCGAGCGCGAGCTGTCCGAGACCGACCGCTCGCTGGTCGAGATCTTCTCCAGCCGGCTCTCGATCGCCTTCGATAACGTCATCCTCTACCAGCAGCTCCAGGCCGCCAACACCCAGCTGGAAGACCGCGTCGCCCAGCGCACCCGCGCGCTGATGCAGGCCAACCGCCGCCTCTCGGCGCAATGGCTGCGGCTGCAGCGCGCCAACGGCTTCAAGAACGAAATCCTCGGCACCGTTGCCCACGATCTGAAGAATCCGCTCGGCGTCATCCTCGGCCGCACCGAGATGCTGAAGGAGCTGATCTCGACCGGCGCGTCATCAGGCGGCGTGGTCGCCCAGGTCGATCACATCCGCGATGCGACCAAGCGCCTGACCACGATGGTCGATCACCTGATCTCGGACGCGATGGCCGACGCCTTCGACATCACCATCCGCCGCGAGCCGGTCGACGTTGCGGCCCTGGTCAAGGAGGTCGCCGAGGCCAACCAGCCGCTCGCCGTCAACAAGCAGCAGACGATCAGCGTCACCGCGCCCGTCAACATCGTCACCATGTGCGACACCGACCGCATCCGCGAGGCGATCGACAACCTCATCAGCAACGCCATCAAATACTCGCCGATCGGCGGCAAGATCGGCGTCATCGTGAGCCATGAAGGCGGCGACACAATCGTCCGCGTCAGCGACGAGGGCGCCGGCCTGTCGCCGGAGGATCTCGGCCGCCTGTTCGGCCGGTTCCAGCGGTTGTCGGCAAAACCGACCGCCGGCGAGAGCTCGACCGGGCTTGGGTTGTCCATCGTCAAGCGTATTATCGACATGCATGGCGGCGAGGTGACCGCCGAGAGCGAGGGCCCCGGCACGGGCTCGACCTTCACCATCACCCTCCCCGCGACCGAAATTCCGTGA
- a CDS encoding cytochrome c biogenesis CcdA family protein has protein sequence MLELTFAILAGILTIAAPCTLPMLPILLGASIGRSSQLRPAMIALGFVISFSATALLLGAITRLFNFDPNVLREAASILLLGFGLLMLWPAPFEWLSIRLNGWLDLGNSGATQREGALGGLVLGTTLGLVWTPCAGPVLGSILTLVATTENATWAGTLLIAYAIGAAIPMLAIAYGGQAATTRVRSLARISPRLQQGFGVVVIGFALAAYFQYDTLIVAWLTGFYPTGQIGL, from the coding sequence ATGCTCGAACTCACCTTCGCTATCCTCGCCGGCATCCTCACCATCGCCGCGCCGTGCACGCTGCCGATGCTGCCGATCCTGCTCGGGGCCTCGATCGGCCGCAGCTCGCAGCTGCGCCCGGCGATGATCGCGCTCGGCTTCGTCATCTCGTTCTCCGCGACCGCGCTGTTGCTCGGCGCCATCACGCGGCTGTTTAATTTCGATCCGAACGTGCTGCGCGAGGCGGCGTCGATCCTGCTGCTCGGCTTCGGCCTGTTGATGCTGTGGCCGGCGCCGTTCGAATGGCTGTCGATCCGGCTCAACGGCTGGCTCGATCTCGGCAACTCCGGCGCCACGCAGCGCGAGGGCGCGCTCGGCGGGCTCGTGCTCGGCACCACGCTAGGTCTGGTGTGGACGCCCTGCGCCGGCCCGGTGCTCGGCTCGATCCTGACGCTGGTCGCGACCACTGAGAACGCGACCTGGGCCGGCACGCTGCTGATCGCCTACGCCATCGGCGCGGCGATTCCGATGCTGGCGATCGCCTATGGCGGGCAGGCCGCGACCACCCGGGTGCGCAGTCTCGCGCGCATCTCGCCGCGGCTGCAGCAGGGCTTTGGCGTCGTCGTGATCGGCTTCGCACTCGCCGCCTATTTCCAATACGACACGCTGATCGTGGCGTGGCTCACCGGCTTCTATCCCACCGGCCAGATCGGCCTGTGA
- a CDS encoding response regulator, with amino-acid sequence MTQSQHIMIVDDEAPAREMVGDYLKMHGFTVTLCDGGKSLRTAIDGSMPDLVVLDLNMPEEDGLSIIRDLKSRINVPVIMLTATASPIDRVVGLELGADDYVAKPCELRELMARIRSVLRRSAPAKAVAETAAAKSDKEQLVRFGTKWLDLEAQALRDDEGNEHPLTASEFGLLKVFAANPKRVLSRERLLELANARDAEAFDRAVDLRIMRIRRKIEPDPAKPAVIRTIRGGGYLFSPAGEKA; translated from the coding sequence ATGACCCAAAGCCAGCACATCATGATCGTCGACGACGAGGCCCCGGCCCGGGAGATGGTCGGCGATTACCTCAAGATGCACGGCTTCACCGTGACGCTGTGCGACGGCGGCAAGTCCTTGCGTACGGCGATCGACGGCAGCATGCCCGACCTCGTCGTGCTCGACCTCAACATGCCGGAGGAAGACGGGCTCTCGATCATCCGCGACCTCAAGAGCCGCATCAACGTGCCGGTGATCATGCTGACGGCGACGGCGAGCCCGATCGACCGCGTCGTCGGCCTCGAGCTCGGCGCCGACGATTACGTGGCCAAGCCGTGCGAGCTGCGCGAGCTGATGGCGCGCATCCGCTCGGTGCTGCGCCGGAGCGCGCCGGCGAAAGCCGTGGCGGAAACGGCGGCTGCGAAATCGGACAAGGAGCAATTGGTACGGTTCGGGACGAAGTGGCTCGATCTCGAAGCGCAGGCCTTGCGCGACGACGAGGGCAACGAGCACCCGCTGACCGCATCCGAGTTCGGGCTCTTGAAAGTGTTCGCGGCCAATCCGAAGCGCGTGCTGTCGCGCGAGCGCCTGCTGGAATTGGCCAACGCGCGCGACGCCGAAGCCTTCGACCGCGCCGTCGACCTGCGCATCATGCGCATCCGCCGCAAGATCGAGCCCGATCCGGCAAAACCCGCCGTGATCCGCACCATCCGCGGCGGGGGCTATCTGTTCTCGCCGGCGGGCGAGAAGGCTTAG